The following proteins come from a genomic window of Nostoc sp. ATCC 53789:
- a CDS encoding tetratricopeptide repeat protein, with protein sequence MRRRLFRQKRTRVNQVFTIAIFTTLTAISSVSCSKNDSVLVTEIGVSTPSRRSATASRGGEFYLQGKNQHLNGDLQAAIASYSKAISQNSQYGAAYNGRGLAYFDLGDKEKAIADYNQALRINPNDAEAYNNLGNARASLEGNREAVKDYSEAIRLNPNYAEAYNNRGNARAANGDRKGAIDDLGQAIRLNPRYAIAYNNRGNARAANGDPKGAIADYNQAIRLNPNFAPAYNNRGNARATNGDRQGALKDLEKAASIFQSQGNNDLYQQVMKNIKELRQ encoded by the coding sequence ATGAGACGGCGTTTATTTAGACAAAAGCGAACAAGGGTAAATCAAGTATTTACTATAGCTATTTTTACTACATTGACAGCAATTAGCAGTGTTTCTTGTAGCAAGAATGACAGTGTTTTGGTGACAGAAATAGGAGTTAGTACACCTAGTCGTCGTTCAGCTACAGCATCCAGAGGTGGGGAATTCTATCTTCAGGGAAAGAATCAACATTTAAACGGTGATTTACAAGCTGCGATCGCATCCTATAGTAAGGCAATTAGTCAAAACTCTCAATATGGCGCAGCCTACAACGGCCGGGGATTAGCCTATTTTGATTTGGGAGACAAAGAAAAAGCGATCGCAGATTACAATCAAGCCCTCCGCATCAACCCTAACGACGCAGAAGCTTACAATAACTTGGGCAATGCCCGCGCCTCACTAGAAGGTAACAGAGAAGCAGTTAAAGATTATAGTGAAGCGATTCGCCTTAATCCCAACTACGCCGAAGCCTACAACAACCGGGGAAATGCCCGCGCCGCCAATGGAGACAGAAAAGGGGCAATAGACGATCTCGGTCAAGCGATTCGCCTTAATCCCAGATATGCGATCGCCTATAATAACCGAGGAAATGCTCGTGCTGCCAATGGAGATCCAAAGGGTGCGATCGCAGATTACAATCAAGCCATTCGTCTTAACCCTAACTTTGCCCCTGCCTACAATAACCGAGGAAATGCCCGCGCCACCAATGGAGATAGACAGGGGGCACTCAAGGATTTAGAAAAAGCAGCGAGCATTTTTCAAAGCCAGGGTAACAACGACTTATACCAACAAGTGATGAAAAACATCAAAGAACTGAGACAGTAG
- a CDS encoding PRC-barrel domain-containing protein: protein MTSEQIIRRSDILNTQVITRDNGKRLGIISQVWVDIDQREVVALGLRDSLISISGIPRYMYLNNISQIGDVILVDNEDVIEDIEVESLSNLINWEVITETGEVLGKVRGFKFNGETGKLNSIVIASLGLPQIPDQFLSTYEFSVDEIVSTGPNRLIVFEGAEERVNQLTTGLLERLGIGKAPWERDAEEEYGYTPPRQVAPGNQLPSGVPLQPPKQRVRAPEPVAREEEWNEDYVEEERPQRQVMKARQYESIQYEEDEEEDNWSEATGNDRYQQPQPLKYEAKPYSKPYVDEYDDYDDVEGDAWEDEPKPVNIPKKVKERQPEYEEEGGY, encoded by the coding sequence ATGACCTCCGAACAGATAATTAGACGTTCCGATATATTAAACACCCAGGTGATTACCCGCGACAACGGCAAGCGGCTAGGCATCATCAGTCAAGTATGGGTTGATATTGATCAACGAGAGGTTGTGGCTCTTGGTTTGCGAGACAGCCTGATCTCCATTTCGGGCATACCGCGCTACATGTACCTCAACAACATCAGCCAGATTGGTGATGTCATCTTAGTTGATAACGAAGATGTAATAGAAGATATCGAAGTTGAATCTCTCAGCAATCTGATTAACTGGGAAGTAATCACAGAAACAGGTGAAGTATTAGGCAAAGTCCGGGGCTTCAAGTTCAACGGTGAAACCGGGAAGCTTAACTCTATAGTCATCGCTTCTTTAGGATTACCCCAAATTCCCGACCAATTTTTGAGTACTTACGAGTTCTCAGTAGATGAAATTGTCAGTACTGGCCCCAATCGGTTGATTGTGTTTGAGGGAGCCGAAGAACGGGTGAACCAGTTGACAACTGGTTTACTAGAGCGTTTGGGTATCGGCAAAGCACCGTGGGAAAGGGATGCAGAAGAAGAATACGGCTATACTCCGCCACGCCAAGTTGCACCAGGTAATCAACTCCCTAGTGGTGTGCCATTGCAGCCACCCAAGCAGAGAGTTCGCGCCCCCGAGCCCGTAGCGCGGGAAGAGGAATGGAATGAAGACTATGTGGAAGAAGAAAGGCCACAGCGTCAGGTAATGAAGGCGCGGCAGTATGAATCTATTCAATACGAAGAAGACGAGGAAGAAGATAACTGGAGTGAAGCAACAGGCAACGACAGGTATCAACAACCGCAGCCGCTAAAGTATGAAGCCAAGCCTTATAGCAAGCCTTATGTTGACGAATACGATGATTATGATGATGTAGAAGGTGATGCTTGGGAAGATGAGCCGAAGCCTGTGAATATTCCTAAGAAAGTTAAGGAAAGACAGCCAGAATACGAAGAAGAAGGCGGGTATTAA
- a CDS encoding ABC transporter ATP-binding protein — protein MKTRSNYWQLLPYIRLQWKTITKGLIGILGYVLATLVLINLAGKLAIPFAQGNVVAIAQITGSCALVFLVRGLFQSIQDMYMAKASLRVAFYLRQQVYAHLQKLNLSYFETAKAGDLSYRLTEDVDRIGEVVNKGFHDFIPCILQLLAIPIYMIYLNWQLTLATVIVAPLMGILVGWFGERLRKYSLKSQNRVSGLSAILAEVFNGIRLVQAFAAENYEIARFGHEAERSLKAKYSAERLKAIQIPIVGFLEALSALSLLIVGAWQISQNNLTVANFFSYLAAAALLIDPIGHTTNNYNEFKQGEASVDRVFELMAIQPTVIEKTNAIALPPVKGKIEYRHISFAYKPGEPVLKDISLLVSPGEAIALVGASGAGKTTFVNLLPRFYDPEVGQIFIDDVDIRDVKLHSLRRQIGIVPQETIMFSGTIAQNIAFGQDVFDIKAVKEAAKIANAHQFISQLPEGYQTWVGERGVNLSGGQRQRIAIARAVLLNPQILILDEATSALDSESEALVQEALERLMQKRTVFIIAHRLSTVRRCDRILVLEQGQIVESGTHEELLALEHRYARFYAQQFS, from the coding sequence TTGAAAACGCGTTCTAATTACTGGCAACTACTGCCTTATATCCGACTCCAGTGGAAAACCATCACCAAGGGACTCATTGGTATCTTGGGATACGTGCTGGCGACATTAGTGTTGATAAATCTTGCCGGTAAATTGGCAATTCCCTTTGCACAGGGTAATGTAGTAGCGATCGCTCAAATAACTGGCAGCTGTGCCTTAGTCTTTCTTGTCAGAGGCTTGTTTCAGTCTATACAAGATATGTACATGGCCAAAGCTTCTTTGAGAGTTGCTTTTTATCTCCGTCAGCAAGTCTACGCCCATCTGCAAAAACTAAATCTCAGCTATTTTGAAACTGCAAAAGCAGGTGATTTATCTTACCGCCTCACCGAAGATGTTGACCGCATTGGAGAAGTGGTAAATAAAGGATTTCACGACTTTATCCCCTGCATTTTGCAGTTGTTGGCAATTCCGATTTACATGATTTATCTGAATTGGCAACTGACATTAGCAACGGTGATAGTCGCGCCGTTGATGGGTATTTTAGTTGGCTGGTTTGGTGAACGGTTACGCAAGTATTCCTTAAAAAGTCAAAATCGCGTGTCGGGTTTATCAGCCATCCTCGCGGAAGTTTTCAACGGTATTCGTTTGGTACAGGCTTTTGCTGCCGAAAATTACGAAATCGCTCGCTTTGGCCATGAAGCAGAACGCAGTCTCAAAGCTAAATACTCAGCCGAACGCCTGAAAGCGATTCAGATTCCCATTGTGGGATTTCTGGAAGCCTTAAGTGCGTTATCGTTACTGATTGTGGGAGCGTGGCAAATTTCCCAGAATAACTTAACAGTGGCGAATTTTTTCAGTTATCTGGCGGCGGCGGCGCTGTTAATTGATCCCATTGGTCATACTACTAATAACTACAACGAATTTAAGCAGGGTGAAGCATCTGTTGACCGCGTTTTTGAATTGATGGCAATTCAGCCGACGGTGATCGAAAAGACAAATGCGATCGCTCTCCCCCCAGTCAAAGGCAAAATAGAATATCGTCATATTTCCTTTGCCTATAAGCCTGGTGAACCCGTATTGAAAGATATCAGTTTATTGGTATCACCAGGTGAAGCGATCGCACTTGTGGGTGCTTCTGGTGCTGGTAAAACCACATTTGTCAATCTTCTCCCCCGTTTTTACGACCCGGAAGTTGGTCAAATTTTCATTGACGATGTTGATATTCGAGATGTGAAGCTGCATAGTCTGCGGCGACAAATTGGGATTGTTCCGCAAGAAACCATCATGTTTTCGGGGACAATTGCCCAAAATATCGCTTTTGGACAAGATGTTTTTGACATAAAAGCAGTTAAAGAGGCGGCGAAAATTGCTAATGCTCATCAGTTCATTAGCCAACTGCCAGAGGGTTATCAGACCTGGGTGGGCGAACGTGGGGTAAACTTATCAGGAGGACAAAGACAAAGAATTGCGATCGCTCGTGCAGTTCTCCTCAATCCCCAAATCCTGATTCTTGATGAGGCGACATCAGCATTAGACTCTGAATCAGAAGCACTGGTACAGGAAGCGCTAGAAAGACTGATGCAAAAACGCACAGTATTTATTATTGCTCACCGCTTATCAACCGTGAGACGGTGCGATCGTATTTTAGTTCTCGAACAGGGACAAATTGTCGAATCAGGAACCCATGAAGAATTATTAGCCCTAGAGCATCGCTACGCGCGGTTTTATGCCCAGCAATTTAGTTAG
- a CDS encoding ribonuclease D translates to MPYLTSASEISDIVAEYTNVKTLWIDTEVADYKSRNPRLSLIQVLDNPQDMSGDRVYLLDVLDQPNIIAEFIQKIMINSAIEKVFHNASYDLKFLGNKKAKNITCTLEMAKKIPYHILPLPNYQLKTIATALCSFNNIDKQEQTSDWGKRPLTEEQIEYAYLDCIYLAQIHSNLLGLQAKANPEPATEDLISLSTRYSQLEQQWKLLNSEFEHLQERMKKAMQAQNISETSSHKLTSYDRTTVKATFSELARLAQTQDIDLDFPITLTQKLQKDLGTNLEQLSVDIEKTTSWRLTPKAQETETEDE, encoded by the coding sequence ATGCCCTACCTCACTTCTGCCAGCGAAATTAGTGATATTGTCGCTGAATACACCAATGTCAAAACACTGTGGATCGATACAGAAGTAGCTGACTATAAAAGTCGTAATCCTAGACTATCGCTGATTCAGGTGTTAGATAATCCTCAAGATATGAGTGGCGATCGCGTCTATCTTTTAGATGTGCTAGACCAACCTAATATCATAGCTGAATTTATTCAAAAAATTATGATAAATTCTGCCATTGAAAAAGTTTTTCACAATGCCAGTTATGATCTAAAATTTCTCGGTAACAAGAAAGCTAAAAATATTACCTGCACTTTAGAAATGGCAAAAAAAATTCCCTACCATATTTTGCCATTACCTAACTATCAACTCAAAACCATAGCTACAGCACTTTGTAGCTTTAACAATATCGATAAACAAGAGCAAACCAGCGATTGGGGAAAACGCCCCCTGACTGAAGAACAGATAGAGTATGCTTATCTAGATTGTATTTATCTTGCTCAAATCCACTCAAATTTATTAGGTTTACAAGCCAAAGCCAACCCCGAACCCGCAACGGAAGATTTAATCTCACTAAGTACTAGATACTCACAACTTGAGCAACAATGGAAGTTGTTGAATTCAGAATTTGAGCATTTGCAAGAACGCATGAAAAAAGCGATGCAAGCTCAGAATATATCTGAAACTTCTTCTCATAAACTGACAAGTTACGATCGCACTACAGTCAAAGCGACTTTTTCAGAATTGGCTAGGCTAGCACAAACCCAAGATATTGATTTAGATTTTCCCATCACGCTAACTCAGAAACTCCAAAAAGATTTAGGGACAAATCTAGAACAATTGTCTGTAGATATTGAAAAAACTACCTCTTGGCGGCTAACTCCCAAAGCTCAAGAGACTGAAACAGAAGATGAGTAA
- the smc gene encoding chromosome segregation protein SMC, with protein MVHIKRVELTNFKSFGGTTSVPLLPGCTVISGPNGSGKSNILDALLFCLGLSSSKGMRADRLPDLVNNTQTSKGRASIEASVTVTFDLSDEISHKDTKAQREEVEEAGEAEEEPKSKIVRLSEAEVQKPKSAEWSVTRRLRVTHQGSYTSNYYINGEACTLTELHQQLSNLRVYPEGYNVVLQGDVTSIISMNARERREIIDELAGVAAFDRKIIQAKSTLDEVKEKEDSCRIIETELTAQRDRLSQDRAKAERYQKLRTEFLAKQSWEAVLSWRSLQAQQEKLVHEIQTGDRNSSELSTQLTNLNSEIVQKTAELEQLNAHVKALGEDELLAVQSTLATQEAERKQLQRQLTELQTASQETAKRLLQTQQEIEKHRHSLKEIAETHIVETRFIASSQHQRNEAHQALETSREAAAEIASASEAWVQQQTAFNRQIETLLQTLEPQRTEKAQLTERNNQLQQLISEQTQLIERDEPLLAQKQTDCNQVETDFNVSSEPIQNLAQNLSATEQELQIQQETQKRLLFEQREKQRQLDKIEAQTQAQQEVQGTQASKVILQSGMPGLCGLVVQLGKVEPRHQLALEMAAGGRLGHIVVEDDGVAAAGIELLKQKRAGRATFLPLNKIHAPKFTQDATLRFASGFVNYAVNLVDCDRRYKDVFSYVFGNTVVFASLEAARKNLGLYRIVTLDGELLETSGAMTGGSNSNRSALRFGTGEAAESDEAIALRSRLVDIERVLERCTEAIATLSARSKKLTQELTEARQARREQQLQLEQLQKDIKSLTAQLEGTRSQLAQNSEKLAIAQSRLEILERELPGKENELQQLRHALAELEASQTPSEWQQIQATIKIQEQQLQQRETALREAEQRLKNLENQQQRLQEKIQEGEERISQYHREQETQQNQLNTLSTQHSALSTLITQTRANLSLMEQNLGEEKQKRDATELEVRSHLLRQQQLQWEIEKLKETQEKRREELIALQSQLRDMGAELPNPLPEVPDKVDLEELQKELRSLTKRLQAMEPVNMLALEEYERTQNRLQELTQKLETLEGERTELLLRIENFTTLRQLAFKEAFDAVNENFQSIFAILSDGDGYLQLENPEDPFSSGLNLVAHPKGKPVQRLASMSGGEKSLTALSFIFALQRYRPSPFYAFDEVDMFLDGANVERLARMIKQQSQQAQFIVVSLRRPMIESAERTIGVTQARGAYTQVLGIKLQSSNTSA; from the coding sequence ATGGTTCATATCAAGCGCGTGGAACTTACCAACTTCAAATCCTTCGGCGGTACTACTTCAGTCCCTTTGCTGCCGGGGTGTACTGTCATATCTGGGCCCAATGGTTCGGGTAAATCTAATATTCTCGATGCACTGCTGTTTTGCCTCGGACTCTCCAGTTCTAAGGGAATGCGAGCCGATCGCTTACCAGATTTGGTAAATAACACCCAAACGTCTAAAGGACGCGCTTCTATTGAAGCTAGCGTCACTGTGACGTTTGATTTGTCAGATGAAATCTCACACAAAGACACAAAAGCGCAAAGAGAGGAAGTAGAGGAGGCAGGGGAAGCGGAGGAAGAACCAAAATCCAAAATCGTTCGACTGAGCGAAGCCGAAGTCCAAAAGCCAAAATCGGCAGAATGGAGTGTTACTAGAAGGCTGCGAGTCACCCACCAAGGAAGTTACACGTCGAATTACTATATCAATGGTGAAGCTTGCACGTTGACAGAATTGCATCAGCAACTAAGTAACCTGCGGGTTTATCCTGAAGGCTACAACGTGGTGCTGCAAGGGGATGTCACCAGCATTATCTCGATGAATGCGCGGGAACGACGGGAAATTATTGATGAATTGGCTGGGGTGGCGGCGTTCGATCGCAAAATCATTCAAGCCAAATCAACTTTAGATGAGGTGAAGGAAAAGGAAGATAGCTGTCGGATTATTGAGACAGAATTAACTGCACAACGCGATCGCCTTTCTCAAGATCGTGCTAAAGCTGAGAGATATCAAAAACTCCGCACGGAATTTCTAGCGAAACAATCCTGGGAAGCCGTTTTATCATGGAGATCGCTACAAGCACAACAAGAAAAGTTGGTTCACGAAATTCAAACAGGCGATCGCAATTCTAGTGAACTCTCAACCCAACTCACTAATCTAAATTCCGAAATTGTCCAAAAAACTGCTGAACTTGAACAACTCAATGCCCATGTCAAAGCATTGGGTGAAGATGAACTTTTGGCAGTACAATCTACCCTCGCCACTCAAGAAGCAGAACGAAAACAACTCCAGCGTCAGCTAACGGAATTACAAACAGCTTCCCAAGAAACCGCCAAACGTCTGCTTCAAACTCAGCAAGAAATTGAAAAACATCGACATTCCCTAAAAGAAATTGCCGAAACCCACATTGTAGAGACGCGATTCATCGCGTCTTCCCAACACCAAAGGAATGAAGCCCACCAAGCCTTAGAAACCTCCCGCGAAGCCGCCGCAGAAATCGCCTCAGCTTCCGAAGCCTGGGTGCAGCAACAAACGGCATTTAATCGTCAAATTGAAACTCTGTTGCAAACTTTAGAACCGCAACGCACAGAAAAAGCACAACTCACAGAACGGAATAATCAGTTACAGCAATTAATTTCCGAGCAAACCCAGTTAATTGAACGCGACGAACCGCTATTAGCCCAAAAACAAACTGACTGTAATCAAGTTGAAACGGACTTTAACGTCTCTAGCGAACCCATCCAGAATTTAGCCCAAAATCTCTCAGCCACAGAACAAGAATTGCAAATCCAACAGGAAACCCAAAAGCGGTTACTTTTTGAACAACGGGAAAAACAACGCCAGTTAGATAAAATAGAGGCGCAAACACAAGCACAGCAAGAAGTCCAAGGAACCCAAGCTAGTAAAGTTATTTTACAATCGGGAATGCCTGGACTTTGTGGCTTAGTTGTGCAGTTGGGAAAAGTGGAACCCCGTCATCAGCTAGCTTTAGAAATGGCTGCCGGTGGACGATTGGGACATATTGTGGTGGAAGATGATGGTGTAGCCGCAGCCGGGATTGAATTGCTCAAACAGAAACGTGCCGGGAGAGCGACTTTTTTACCACTAAATAAAATTCACGCACCTAAATTTACTCAAGATGCAACGCTGCGTTTCGCTAGCGGCTTCGTTAACTATGCTGTGAACTTAGTCGATTGCGATCGCCGTTACAAAGATGTATTCAGCTATGTTTTTGGTAACACAGTCGTATTTGCCAGCCTTGAGGCGGCGCGGAAAAATTTAGGTTTATATCGCATCGTTACCTTAGACGGGGAATTATTGGAAACTAGCGGTGCAATGACTGGTGGTAGTAACAGCAATCGTTCAGCGTTGCGGTTTGGTACAGGTGAAGCAGCGGAATCTGATGAAGCGATCGCTTTAAGAAGTCGTTTGGTGGATATTGAGCGAGTTTTAGAGCGTTGTACTGAAGCGATCGCTACTTTGTCAGCCAGAAGCAAAAAACTCACCCAAGAACTCACAGAAGCGCGTCAGGCGCGGCGCGAACAGCAGTTGCAATTGGAACAGTTGCAAAAAGATATTAAGAGTTTAACAGCGCAATTAGAGGGGACGCGATCGCAACTCGCCCAAAACAGCGAAAAGTTAGCCATTGCTCAATCCCGATTAGAAATTTTAGAGCGGGAATTACCTGGGAAAGAAAATGAATTGCAACAATTGCGACACGCATTAGCAGAGTTGGAAGCGTCTCAAACCCCCAGTGAGTGGCAACAAATCCAGGCAACCATTAAAATTCAAGAGCAACAATTGCAACAACGAGAAACAGCATTACGCGAAGCTGAACAAAGATTAAAAAATTTGGAAAATCAGCAACAACGTTTGCAAGAAAAAATCCAAGAAGGGGAGGAGCGAATTAGCCAATATCATCGCGAACAAGAGACGCAACAAAATCAACTAAATACCCTCAGCACTCAGCACTCAGCACTCAGCACTCTCATCACCCAAACCCGCGCCAACCTGAGCCTTATGGAGCAGAATTTGGGAGAAGAGAAACAAAAACGCGACGCTACAGAATTGGAAGTGCGATCGCACCTTTTGCGCCAACAACAATTGCAATGGGAAATCGAAAAACTCAAAGAAACCCAAGAGAAGCGGCGGGAAGAACTAATTGCACTGCAAAGCCAGTTGCGGGATATGGGAGCAGAATTACCAAATCCTTTGCCGGAAGTTCCAGATAAGGTAGATTTGGAAGAATTGCAGAAAGAATTGCGATCGCTTACCAAACGCTTACAGGCAATGGAACCTGTTAATATGCTGGCGTTGGAAGAATACGAACGCACTCAAAACCGTCTCCAAGAACTGACGCAAAAATTAGAGACACTCGAAGGGGAACGCACCGAACTACTTTTGCGGATTGAAAACTTTACCACATTGCGGCAACTTGCTTTTAAAGAAGCCTTCGATGCAGTCAACGAAAACTTTCAATCGATTTTTGCCATTCTTTCAGACGGCGACGGCTATTTACAACTCGAAAATCCTGAAGATCCCTTTAGCAGTGGACTAAATTTAGTCGCTCACCCCAAAGGCAAACCCGTACAGCGCCTAGCTTCCATGTCTGGGGGAGAAAAATCACTTACAGCCTTGAGCTTTATCTTTGCCCTCCAACGCTACCGTCCATCGCCCTTTTACGCCTTTGACGAAGTGGATATGTTTTTAGATGGAGCAAACGTAGAACGATTAGCTAGAATGATTAAGCAACAGTCACAACAAGCGCAATTTATAGTTGTGAGTTTGCGTCGTCCGATGATAGAATCAGCCGAACGCACAATTGGCGTTACTCAAGCACGAGGAGCCTACACTCAAGTTTTGGGGATTAAATTACAATCATCCAATACATCTGCTTGA
- a CDS encoding BON domain-containing protein — protein MKKLILLIVSSILVVGTFGCQEAPKTGSETPSTTNEAAQVPAKPASQINEAAKVPGIQTTPLATSTDTKVKVGSEKTAATKVKSDLKTEVSNKLNKGLPGNKLQVENKEGEIILKGTATSAEELKKAETLAKEVQGVKTVKVEAKVEAVKKP, from the coding sequence ATGAAAAAGCTAATTCTATTAATCGTTAGTAGCATTTTGGTAGTTGGTACTTTTGGCTGCCAAGAGGCTCCTAAAACTGGTTCGGAAACTCCTAGCACTACTAATGAAGCTGCTCAAGTACCAGCAAAACCTGCTTCTCAGATAAATGAAGCTGCCAAAGTTCCAGGAATACAAACAACTCCTTTAGCAACTAGCACAGATACTAAAGTTAAAGTCGGTTCTGAAAAAACGGCAGCAACAAAAGTTAAGAGCGACTTAAAAACTGAAGTTAGCAACAAGTTGAACAAAGGCTTACCAGGCAATAAGTTACAGGTTGAAAACAAAGAGGGTGAAATTATCCTCAAAGGCACAGCGACTTCTGCTGAAGAACTTAAGAAAGCTGAAACTTTAGCTAAGGAAGTTCAAGGTGTGAAGACAGTGAAGGTGGAAGCAAAAGTTGAAGCTGTGAAAAAGCCATAA
- a CDS encoding type II toxin-antitoxin system Phd/YefM family antitoxin — MTQITLSDLPATIQTLLNQAQKTGEPLTITQNGIPFAIISPIKKKSLLETLSTLEPLDEDFAIELIN, encoded by the coding sequence ATGACACAAATCACCCTTTCCGATCTCCCCGCAACCATCCAAACCTTACTCAACCAAGCCCAAAAAACAGGCGAACCTCTCACTATTACCCAAAACGGTATCCCCTTCGCCATCATTTCCCCCATCAAGAAAAAATCCCTCCTGGAAACCCTTTCTACCCTTGAACCACTGGACGAAGACTTTGCCATAGAATTGATAAATTAA
- a CDS encoding tetratricopeptide repeat protein codes for MLSKKQLNQRQVTPELNLEKDTFVQINQQSLAELLTFIDFADTQLTIGFVAVNFAEDRNTLIEILKNHPQCHEIQFEILNFADPNLRFLRDEIIHDLKEIHLKPDKKLVLIVIGLEKSIGLSGEYPPVLQDLNFVRDAFTNSVPHPILIFLPDHALTRLAKYAPDFWAWRKGVFYFKTVESTQELAIEKTIQSERILGSLDLPERQERIDLLERLLMEESTDIRTHITISKELGVAYRSIGEAKKAEDFLLQALKLTEDDENLAGIKASVLHELGYIYHDLGEWEKAIALYNQSLEITERIGDVQGNAATLYELGRIYANKGEVDEVIPLFNQSLEITERIGNVQGKAATLHQLGILYAEKGEVDEAITFYNRSLEINERIGNVLGKAATLHQLGILYADKGEVNEAITFYKQSLEINERIGNVLGKAATLHNLAGIYANEGEVYEAITLYNQSLEIKERIGNVQGKAATLHQLAGIYANKGDVDEAIALFKQSLEINERIGDVQGKAMTLWWLGGLAEKQGEYSKAISYLQPALEILQGLKSPDAESVSASLDRVMGNS; via the coding sequence ATGCTTTCCAAGAAGCAGTTAAATCAGCGACAAGTAACCCCTGAGTTGAATTTAGAAAAAGACACTTTTGTGCAAATAAATCAGCAGTCATTAGCAGAACTTTTAACCTTTATTGATTTTGCTGACACTCAGTTAACGATTGGGTTCGTTGCTGTTAATTTTGCTGAAGATAGAAATACTTTAATTGAAATCCTCAAGAATCATCCTCAATGTCATGAGATTCAGTTTGAAATTCTCAATTTTGCCGATCCTAATTTGCGTTTTTTAAGGGATGAGATTATTCATGATTTAAAAGAAATTCATTTAAAACCAGATAAAAAATTAGTATTAATTGTTATCGGTTTAGAAAAATCTATTGGTTTATCTGGAGAATATCCGCCTGTACTGCAAGACTTGAACTTTGTCCGAGACGCTTTTACTAATAGTGTTCCTCACCCTATACTGATATTTCTGCCAGATCATGCCCTAACACGTTTAGCAAAATATGCCCCAGATTTTTGGGCATGGAGAAAAGGAGTATTTTATTTTAAAACAGTCGAGTCTACTCAAGAGTTGGCTATTGAAAAAACTATTCAGTCGGAGAGAATATTAGGAAGTTTAGATTTACCAGAAAGGCAAGAGCGGATTGATTTACTTGAGCGCTTGCTAATGGAAGAATCAACTGATATACGCACCCACATTACTATTTCAAAGGAGTTAGGGGTTGCTTACAGGAGTATTGGTGAGGCGAAAAAAGCAGAAGATTTTTTGCTACAAGCTTTAAAGTTAACTGAAGACGATGAAAATTTAGCAGGAATCAAAGCTAGCGTTCTCCACGAACTGGGTTACATATATCATGATTTGGGAGAATGGGAAAAAGCGATCGCACTCTATAATCAGTCTTTGGAAATAACTGAACGCATTGGTGATGTCCAAGGCAATGCAGCGACGTTGTATGAACTGGGACGTATCTACGCCAACAAAGGGGAAGTGGATGAAGTGATCCCACTCTTCAATCAGTCTTTGGAAATAACTGAACGCATTGGTAATGTCCAAGGAAAAGCGGCGACGTTGCACCAACTGGGAATTCTCTACGCCGAAAAAGGGGAAGTGGATGAAGCGATCACATTCTACAATCGGTCTTTGGAAATAAATGAACGCATTGGTAATGTCCTAGGGAAAGCGGCGACATTGCACCAACTGGGAATTCTCTACGCCGACAAAGGGGAAGTGAATGAAGCGATCACATTCTACAAGCAGTCTTTGGAAATAAATGAACGCATTGGTAATGTCCTAGGGAAAGCGGCGACATTGCACAATCTAGCAGGTATCTACGCCAATGAAGGGGAAGTGTATGAAGCGATCACACTCTACAATCAATCTTTGGAAATAAAAGAACGCATTGGTAATGTCCAAGGCAAAGCGGCGACGTTGCACCAACTGGCAGGTATCTACGCTAACAAAGGGGATGTGGATGAAGCGATCGCACTTTTCAAGCAGTCTTTGGAAATAAATGAACGCATTGGTGATGTCCAAGGCAAAGCAATGACTTTGTGGTGGTTAGGAGGTTTGGCAGAAAAACAGGGTGAATACAGTAAAGCGATATCCTATTTGCAACCAGCTTTAGAGATTTTGCAGGGATTGAAGTCACCGGATGCTGAAAGTGTGAGTGCAAGTCTTGATAGGGTAATGGGTAATTCGTAA
- a CDS encoding type II toxin-antitoxin system RelE/ParE family toxin, with amino-acid sequence MTYEVKFTKGARKMFKKLSQELQDRIQTKIDELVIEPRPNGVKKLQGEENTYRIRVGDYRVIYDIFDDILLVNVIDIGHRSKVYKNES; translated from the coding sequence GTGACTTACGAAGTTAAATTTACCAAGGGTGCTAGAAAAATGTTTAAAAAACTATCTCAAGAATTACAAGATCGTATTCAAACCAAAATAGATGAGTTGGTTATAGAACCACGGCCCAATGGAGTTAAAAAGTTACAGGGTGAAGAAAACACATATCGAATTAGAGTAGGCGATTATCGAGTTATATACGATATTTTTGATGATATTTTATTGGTAAATGTTATAGATATCGGGCATCGTAGCAAGGTTTATAAAAATGAAAGTTGA